The Mycobacterium seoulense genome has a window encoding:
- a CDS encoding universal stress protein: MSESARTQSIVAGIDGSKAAIRAALWAVDEAVSRGVPLRLLHATERDDAPEHAELAVRQAVTAVRAAGKPVLIETEVVAGPAVGSLIRSSASAAMVCVGAVGLRHFQPGRVGSTAAALAVSARCPVGIVRGRDGHRPQPGDKAIVEIDGSADPHLLDAAIDEALLRGARLEAVISRRIGPVERGLGVSEADRQALADLERRLALWKRRHPQLRLEPVAVHVGLLEYLAGPRGPAGLVIVGAHNRAHVAELVGPVGSSVMQDANCSLLVVNRQHL, translated from the coding sequence ATGTCCGAGTCAGCCAGGACCCAGTCGATCGTCGCCGGCATCGATGGCTCCAAGGCGGCGATCCGCGCGGCCCTGTGGGCGGTCGACGAGGCGGTGAGTCGGGGCGTTCCGCTGCGTCTCCTGCACGCGACCGAGCGCGACGACGCCCCCGAACACGCGGAACTGGCGGTTCGCCAGGCGGTGACGGCGGTCCGGGCGGCGGGCAAGCCGGTGCTGATCGAGACGGAGGTCGTCGCCGGGCCCGCGGTCGGGTCGCTGATCCGCTCGTCGGCGTCGGCGGCCATGGTCTGCGTGGGAGCCGTGGGATTGCGGCACTTCCAACCGGGCCGGGTCGGCTCCACGGCCGCGGCCCTGGCCGTGTCCGCGCGCTGCCCGGTGGGGATCGTCCGTGGCCGAGACGGTCACCGCCCGCAACCCGGGGACAAAGCCATCGTCGAGATCGACGGGTCCGCGGACCCTCATCTGCTCGATGCCGCCATCGACGAGGCCCTGCTGCGTGGCGCCCGCCTGGAGGCGGTCATTTCGCGACGGATCGGCCCGGTGGAGCGCGGTCTGGGGGTCAGCGAGGCCGATCGCCAGGCGCTCGCCGACCTGGAACGCCGGCTGGCCCTGTGGAAGCGGCGCCATCCGCAGCTGCGGCTCGAGCCGGTCGCGGTGCACGTCGGTCTGCTGGAATACCTGGCCGGCCCGCGCGGGCCGGCCGGCTTGGTGATTGTCGGCGCCCACAATCGTGCGCATGTCGCCGAACTCGTCGGACCGGTCGGCAGCTCGGTCATGCAGGACGCCAACTGTTCGCTGTTGGTCGTCAATCGGCAACACTTGTGA
- the dosR gene encoding hypoxia response regulator transcription factor DosR/DevR, translated as MVKVFLVDDHEVVRRGLANLLASDPELEIVGEAGSVSEAKARIPALRPDVAVLDVRLPDGNGIELCRDLVSDHPDLRCLMLTSFTSDEAMLEAILAGASGYVVKDIKGMELAHAIKEVGAGKSLLDNRAAAALMAKLRGAAEREDPLSGLTEQERTLLGLLSEGLTNRQIAARMFLAEKTVKNYVSRLLAKLGMERRTQAAVFASKLDQQSGHSQTPAAPPE; from the coding sequence ATGGTTAAGGTTTTCCTGGTCGATGACCATGAGGTCGTGCGGCGGGGGCTCGCCAACCTGCTGGCCTCCGACCCCGAGCTGGAAATCGTCGGTGAGGCGGGCTCCGTCTCCGAAGCCAAGGCGCGGATACCGGCGCTGCGACCCGACGTGGCCGTGCTTGACGTGCGGCTTCCCGACGGCAACGGCATCGAGCTGTGCCGTGACCTGGTGTCCGATCACCCCGACCTGCGGTGCCTGATGCTGACGTCGTTCACCTCCGACGAGGCGATGCTCGAGGCCATCCTGGCCGGCGCCAGCGGCTACGTCGTCAAGGACATCAAGGGTATGGAGCTGGCCCACGCCATCAAGGAGGTCGGCGCCGGAAAATCCCTGCTGGACAACCGGGCGGCGGCCGCGCTGATGGCGAAACTGCGCGGTGCGGCCGAACGCGAAGACCCGCTGTCCGGACTCACCGAACAGGAGCGGACGCTGCTTGGCCTGCTCAGCGAGGGCCTGACCAACAGGCAGATCGCGGCCCGGATGTTCCTCGCCGAGAAGACGGTGAAGAACTACGTGTCGCGGTTGCTGGCCAAGCTCGGTATGGAGCGCCGCACCCAGGCGGCGGTGTTCGCGTCGAAGCTGGACCAACAGTCCGGCCATTCCCAGACACCGGCGGCGCCGCCCGAGTAG